The region CTTCGTACGCGCCTGTGGGCTGAGCGAGCTGGAGGAGGACACCCCGAAGCGGGTGGAACTCGACGGCACGCCGGTCTCGGTCGTGAAGACCGAGGGGGAGGTGTTCGCGATCAACGACATCTGCTCGCACGCGAACGTCTCGCTCTCCGAGGGCGAGGTGGAGGACTGCCAGATCGAGTGCTGGCTGCACGGCTCCGCGTTCGACCTGCGCACCGGCAAGCCGTCCGGCCTTCCCGCGACGCGCCCCGTCCCCGTATACCCCGTAAAGATCGAAGGGGACGACGTACTCGTCTCCCTCACCCAGGAGTCCTGAGGAACCCATGGCAACGCTTGAAATCCACGACCTGCACGTCACCGTCGAGGCCGACAACGCCACGAAGGAGATCCTCAAGGGCGTCGACCTGACCGTGAAGCAGGGCGAGACGCACGCCATCATGGGCCCGAACGGCTCCGGCAAGTCGACCCTCGCCTACTCTCTCGCGGGCCACCCGAAGTACACGATCACCGGCGGCACCGTCACCCTCGACGGTGAGGACGTCCTGGAGATGTCCGTCGACGAGCGCGCCCGCGCGGGCCTGTTCCTGGCGATGCAGTACCCGGTCGAGATCCCCGGTGTCTCCGTCTCCAACTTCCTGCGCACCTCCGCCACGGCCGTCCGCGGCGAGGCCCCCAAGCTGCGCACCTGGGTGAAGGAGGTCAAGGAGACCATGGAGCGCCTCTCCATGGACCCCGCCTTCGCCGAGCGCAACGTGAACGAGGGCTTCTCCGGCGGTGAGAAGAAGCGCCACGAGATCCTCCAGCTGGAGCTGCTCAAGCCGAAGATCGCGATCCTCGACGAGACCGACTCCGGCTTGGACGTCGACGCCCTGCGCGTCGTCTCCGAGGGTGTCAACCGCGTCCGCGAGACCGGCGAGGTCGGCACCCTGCTGATCACGCACTACACGCGCATCCTGCGCTACATCAAGCCCGACTTCGTCCACGTCTTCTCCGGCGGCCGCATCGTCGAGTCCGGCGGCGCCGAGCTCGCCGACAAGCTGGAGAACGAGGGCTACGAGGCTTACGCGAAGCACGAAGTCGACACGAAGGGTGGCGCATCCGCGTGACACAGCTGCCGGGCCTCCTCGACACCGAGGCGATCCGCAAGGACTTCCCCATCCTGGACCGTCAGGTCCACGACGGCAGGAAGCTCGTGTACCTGGACAACGCGGCGACCTCGCAGAAGCCGCGCCAGGTGCTGGACGCCCTGAGTGAGTACTACGAGCGCTACAACGCCAACGTCCACCGCGGTGTGCATGTGCTCGCCGAGGAGGCCACGGCGCTGTACGAGGGCGCGCGCGACAAGGTCGCCGCGTTCATCAACGCGCCGAGCCGCGACGAGGTGATCTTCACCAAGAACGCCTCCGAGTCGCTCAACCTCGTGGCCAACATGCTCGGCTGGGCCGACGAGCCCTACCGGGTCGACCACGAGACCGAGATCGTCATCACCGAGATGGAGCACCACTCCAACATCGTGCCGTGGCAGCTGCTGGCGCAGCGCACGGGCGCGAAGCTGAAGTGGTTCGGTCTCACCGACGACGGCCGCCTCGACCTGTCGAACATCAACGAGATCATCACCGAGAAGACGAAGATCGTCTCCTTCGTGCTGGTGTCGAACATCCTGGGCACCGTCAACCCGGTCGAGGCCATAGTCCGCCGCGCCCAGGAGGTCGGCGCGCTGGTCTGCATCGACGCCTCGCAGGCCGCGCCGCACATGCCGCTGGACGTCCAGGCCCTCCAGGCCGACTTCGTCGCCTTCACCGGCCACAAGATGTGCGGCCCGACGGGCATCGGCGTGCTGTGGGGCCGCCAGGAGCTCCTGGAGGACCTGCCCCCGTTCCTCGGCGGCGGCGAGATGATCGAGACGGTGTCGATGCACTCGTCGACGTACGCCCCGGCGCCGCACAAGTTCGAGGCGGGCACCCCGCCGATCGCGCAGGCGGTCGGCCTCGGCGCGGCGATCGACTACCTGAACGCGATCGGCATGGACAAGATCCTCGCCCATGAGCACGCGCTCACCGAGTACGCGGTGAAGCGGCTAGGCGAGGTCCCCGACCTGCGGATCATCGGCCCGACCACGGCCGAGGACCGCGGCGCCGCGATCTCGTTCACCCTGGGTGACATCCACCCGCACGACGTGGGTCAGGTCCTGGACGAGCAGGGCATCGCGGTCCGGGTCGGACACCACTGCGCGCGCCCGGTCTGCCTGCGGTACGGAATTCCTGCGACCACGCGAGCGTCGTTCTATCTGTACTCCACGCCGGCCGAGATCGACGCGCT is a window of Streptomyces mirabilis DNA encoding:
- a CDS encoding bifunctional 3-phenylpropionate/cinnamic acid dioxygenase ferredoxin subunit: MTSTFVRACGLSELEEDTPKRVELDGTPVSVVKTEGEVFAINDICSHANVSLSEGEVEDCQIECWLHGSAFDLRTGKPSGLPATRPVPVYPVKIEGDDVLVSLTQES
- the sufC gene encoding Fe-S cluster assembly ATPase SufC, producing the protein MATLEIHDLHVTVEADNATKEILKGVDLTVKQGETHAIMGPNGSGKSTLAYSLAGHPKYTITGGTVTLDGEDVLEMSVDERARAGLFLAMQYPVEIPGVSVSNFLRTSATAVRGEAPKLRTWVKEVKETMERLSMDPAFAERNVNEGFSGGEKKRHEILQLELLKPKIAILDETDSGLDVDALRVVSEGVNRVRETGEVGTLLITHYTRILRYIKPDFVHVFSGGRIVESGGAELADKLENEGYEAYAKHEVDTKGGASA
- a CDS encoding cysteine desulfurase; this encodes MTQLPGLLDTEAIRKDFPILDRQVHDGRKLVYLDNAATSQKPRQVLDALSEYYERYNANVHRGVHVLAEEATALYEGARDKVAAFINAPSRDEVIFTKNASESLNLVANMLGWADEPYRVDHETEIVITEMEHHSNIVPWQLLAQRTGAKLKWFGLTDDGRLDLSNINEIITEKTKIVSFVLVSNILGTVNPVEAIVRRAQEVGALVCIDASQAAPHMPLDVQALQADFVAFTGHKMCGPTGIGVLWGRQELLEDLPPFLGGGEMIETVSMHSSTYAPAPHKFEAGTPPIAQAVGLGAAIDYLNAIGMDKILAHEHALTEYAVKRLGEVPDLRIIGPTTAEDRGAAISFTLGDIHPHDVGQVLDEQGIAVRVGHHCARPVCLRYGIPATTRASFYLYSTPAEIDALVDGLEHVRNFFG